The DNA segment TGTCAGTTTGACAGCCTTTCTTTTTGGGCATATGTTTTGACACTCCTTTATCGAATAACATATTATAAATGAATAAGAAAGGAGATTAATATATGACATTCGACAAATTTACAATTAAAGCACAGGAAGCTATTCAGGATGCTGTTAATATCACTCAGCATAATGGACAGCAGACTATTGAACCTGTGCATCTACTAAAAGGTGTTATGTCTAAAGGTAAAGACGTAACAAATTTTATTTTTCAAAAACTTGGTGTTAATTCTCAACAGATTGAGACTCTGATAGAACAGGAAATTTCTCATCTACCGAAAGTACAAGGTGGCGAACCATATCTGAGCAGAGAATCTAATGAGGTTCTGCAAAATGCTATAGACTTAGCAAAGAAAAGCAATGACGAATTTGTTTCTACAGAACTAATACTAATAGCTCTGCTGAAAGTGAACTCTACGGCAAGCCGTATTCTTAAGGATGCCGGCATGAACGAAAAGGATATGCAGGCTGCTGTCAATGAACTACGACAGGGACAGAAAGTACAGTCGCAATCTGCTGATGATAATTACCAATCACTATCTAAATATGCAAAAAATTTAGTAGAGGATGCCCGTGCCGGAAAACTAGATCCTGTTATTGGACGTGACGAAGAGATTAGACGTGTACTCCAGATACTGAGCCGACGCACTAAGAACAACCCTATATTAATAGGTGAACCCGGTACAGGTAAGACTGCTATTGTAGAAGGACTGGCAGAACGTATTGTCAGAGGAGACGTACCGGAAAACCTTAAAGACAAACAATTGTTTTCTCTCGACATGGGAGCTCTTGTGGCAGGTGCTAAATACAAAGGTGAATTCGAAGAAAGACTAAAGAGCGTAATTAAAGAGGTTACAAACAGCAATGGTAATATTATCTTGTTTATAGATGAGATTCATACACTTGTTGGTGCTGGTGGAGGCGAAGGTGCTATGGATGCAGCAAACATTCTAAAACCGGCTTTAGCCCGTGGCGAATTGCGTAGCATTGGTGCCACTACACTGAATGAATATCAAAAATATTTCGAGAAAGACAAGGCTCTTGAGCGTCGTTTCCAGACGATAATGGTTAATGAACCTGACGAGATGAGTGCCATAAGCATCTTACGTGGACTAAAAGAACGGTACGAAAATCACCATAAAGTCCGCATTCAGGATGATGCGTGCATAGCCGCAGTACAACTATCTGAAAGATACATATCCGATAGATTTTTACCTGATAAGGCTATAGACCTTATGGATGAAGCAGCTGCAAAACTTAGAATGGAGCGTGACTCTGTGCCTGAACAACTGGATGAACTCACACGCAAACTGAAACAACTCGAAATTGAACGCGAAGCAATAAAGCGTGAGAATGATATTCCTAAAATAAAACAGCTTGACAAGGATATTGCAGAACTTAAGGATCAGGAAAAAACTTTCAGGGCAAAATGGGAAAGTGAACGTGGACTGGTGAATAAAATTCAACAGGATAAACAGCAAATTGAGCAGTTAAAGTTTGAAGCCGAAAAAGCTGAACGTGAAGGCAACTATGAGAAAGTAGCAGAGATTCGTTATAGCAAACTGAAAACTATCGAAGACGATATTGCTCATATACAAGAACAATTGAAATCTACTCAGGGAGGAAACGCTATGATCCGTGAAGAAGTTACTGTAGATGATATTGCAGAAGTGGTAAGCAGATGGACAGGCATACCTGTTACACGTATGATGCAGAGCGAACGCGAAAAGCTCTTACATCTTGAGGAAGAGTTACACAAGCGTGTAATCGGGCAGCAAGAGGCTATAACTGCTGTAAGTGATGCCGTGCG comes from the Xylanibacter oryzae DSM 17970 genome and includes:
- the clpB gene encoding ATP-dependent chaperone ClpB, translating into MTFDKFTIKAQEAIQDAVNITQHNGQQTIEPVHLLKGVMSKGKDVTNFIFQKLGVNSQQIETLIEQEISHLPKVQGGEPYLSRESNEVLQNAIDLAKKSNDEFVSTELILIALLKVNSTASRILKDAGMNEKDMQAAVNELRQGQKVQSQSADDNYQSLSKYAKNLVEDARAGKLDPVIGRDEEIRRVLQILSRRTKNNPILIGEPGTGKTAIVEGLAERIVRGDVPENLKDKQLFSLDMGALVAGAKYKGEFEERLKSVIKEVTNSNGNIILFIDEIHTLVGAGGGEGAMDAANILKPALARGELRSIGATTLNEYQKYFEKDKALERRFQTIMVNEPDEMSAISILRGLKERYENHHKVRIQDDACIAAVQLSERYISDRFLPDKAIDLMDEAAAKLRMERDSVPEQLDELTRKLKQLEIEREAIKRENDIPKIKQLDKDIAELKDQEKTFRAKWESERGLVNKIQQDKQQIEQLKFEAEKAEREGNYEKVAEIRYSKLKTIEDDIAHIQEQLKSTQGGNAMIREEVTVDDIAEVVSRWTGIPVTRMMQSEREKLLHLEEELHKRVIGQQEAITAVSDAVRRSRAGLQDPKRPIASFIFLGTTGVGKTELAKALAEYLFNDETMMTRIDMSEYQEKFSVSRLIGAPPGYVGYDEGGQLTEAVRRKPYSVVLFDEIEKANPDVFNILLQVLDDGRLTDNKGRVVNFKNTIIIMTSNLGSQYIQSQFEQINSDNSEDLIADTKIKLMEMLKKTIRPEFLNRIDETIMFLPLNRTEIGEVVSLQMNIVKRMLEPQGFTLNTTSAAINYLAEMGYDPEYGARPVKRAIQRFVLNDLSKKILAGEVNRDKPIIIDADNNGLIFKN